In a genomic window of Bacteroidota bacterium:
- a CDS encoding mechanosensitive ion channel family protein — protein sequence METYLDNIPFSQILIYLAIGLLLIVVSKFISAYVIPLLKGKQVSVSVSWQRVQIVIWLVFFGMFYTAMLHENRNLTIILTVVVTGLGWSYWRNIFSGILIKFYNQFNVGDEISTDFVIGKFKEINLDQSELINDKGESIVIPNYKLRTAVLKHLYEKDSVNTHPFTVKTAENKTQEEVYKMVLNCPYISTNQDIYVEKIADKEYMIRASIIDSSLSEKVNKYFQDIYKKEADKAVN from the coding sequence ATGGAAACTTATTTGGATAATATACCATTTTCGCAAATATTAATATATCTGGCAATCGGACTATTACTAATTGTAGTCTCAAAATTTATCAGTGCCTATGTTATCCCATTGCTGAAAGGAAAACAAGTCTCAGTTAGTGTTTCCTGGCAAAGAGTACAAATAGTTATATGGCTGGTATTCTTCGGGATGTTCTACACTGCAATGCTGCACGAAAACAGGAATCTCACTATTATTTTAACAGTTGTTGTAACGGGCTTAGGATGGAGCTATTGGCGAAATATATTTTCGGGAATACTTATTAAATTTTACAATCAATTTAATGTTGGCGATGAAATTTCAACCGATTTTGTAATAGGAAAATTCAAGGAAATAAATCTGGACCAGTCTGAACTGATAAATGATAAAGGTGAGTCTATCGTAATCCCAAACTACAAATTAAGAACGGCTGTTTTAAAACACCTGTATGAAAAAGACAGTGTAAACACCCATCCGTTCACCGTAAAAACTGCTGAAAACAAAACTCAGGAGGAAGTTTACAAAATGGTTTTAAACTGCCCGTATATTTCTACCAATCAGGATATTTATGTAGAAAAGATAGCTGATAAGGAATATATGATCAGAGCATCAATCATAGATAGCTCCCTCTCGGAAAAGGTAAACAAATATTTTCAAGACATATACAAAAAAGAAGCTGACAAGGCAGTAAATTAA